The segment AGAAAAATCTCTATAAAATTCTCCTAAATATTATGAGCtctctgccgtcgatttcacaaagagttaggactcgtcttatctcgagttaggacgagtaacttgtcttaacttaggattaatctaaaggtctgcatgctacagtgtagggttgggactcgtcctaagtcctaagattagtcttaagttaggaagagttttgtgaaatcgacggctgtacaATCACATACattgatttcatttcatttcatttcattgattaatttcacaggcaaaaattcaagcatagacaataagaacagtaagaaaacaaagacacgaacatacaatacaataacaaaaaaagcagcacccctgaaggattttaaaaaagtaaactaaattactatctaGTTAATCTCCTACAAtttacgaagagacaaaaagggacattacagatggacattattaaaacatggcatacagtataaaaatatagaactatacaagcagttaaaactataaaagcactaatgggcattaaaaatacaaaatcgttaaaagagagattctagttaattatgcaaaagccactataaatttgagaaataacAAACAGCAGCAAGGTATTTGAATGGGCAAGGCAACTAGAAAGTTAaactgttttggtcaagggGACCTCCTCACCAGGGACTAATAAATGATTCCTGAGGGAATTTGTGAAGGAGGATAAACTATGGATAATTGTATCTTTAATGCAGGCCGTAAGTTCGTCCCATAATCTAGGGAATCTGTGAAAAAGAGAATGATGGGCAGCATTGGAACGAGCCCGATGATGGACAAATTTAACAGATTTGATATGTCTACAATTAATGGGAATTAGAGTGTCCGTGtcaatgtcaaatttgttatataaacatttaataacaaacgtaaTTGAAAGGAAATGAACCCTGTTGATTAAAAGAGGCAGACCCAGCTTGACACACCTGTCAgaatattcaatttcatttacagAATCAATTAAAACCCTTCTCGGCAGACCCAAACAAAAACGGTTGAATCGCCTCTGTACCTTCTCTAGCGTTTTTTGCTGAGTCGAAAGAACAGGGCACCAGCAGACTGGAGCTGCGTATTCAAGTGTGGGTCTCCAAATTTAGCGATAAAGTAAAGTCAGAATGTAAGGGTTTCTAGTTTTTACTACTCTACCAATAAATCCGTTGAGTCTAGTGGCTTTGGAACTGACTTTATTAACATGTGTTTTCCAGCTTAAGTCCCTGGAGATAATAACACCCAAGTATTTGTAACTATCCACATTTTCCAAAGTATTTTCAGCAATTTTATACAGTGGTTTAGCAGGGTTTCTAGACCTGGTCACAGTAATTAATTTACACTTATTTGGGTTTAAAGACATACAGTTGAGATTACTCCAAGTGTTTATGTGTTGCAGGTCGTCCTGGAGTGCCACTTCATCATCTTGATTTGTAATGGCTCTGTACAAGACAGTGTCATCTGCATAGAATGCAAAATGGTAAATCAAaagcaaagatattgaaaagAATAGGTGCTAGAACAGCACCCTGTGGCACGCCAGAATGAACTGCAGCCCAGTCAGATGATGAATCCATAAACTGAACCCACTGTAATCTGTTTGAAAGATAAGACTTAAACCAGTGCAACATTGAGCCACAAATACCATATTTATGTAATTTGTTCAAAAGAACTGTGTGACTCACGCGATCAAAAGCTTTTGACCAATCAAGAAATATAGCATCAATGCGGGGCGGTTTTGAAACATCAAGAGCATTTGCCCAGCTATGATAAAGAGTTGTCAATTGAGTAACACAAGATCTTTTAGGCAAGAAACCGTGTTGTGTGGGTGAGATTATCCCCCCTCTATACATGTGATTAATGAGATGTTTACAGATAATCCTTTCAAGAATTTTACCAACAACAGAACATAGTGAGATGGGTCTATAATTCGACATAACATGAGCGTCCCCAGTTTTGAACAAAGGGACAAGATTTGCCAGTTTCCACTCATGCGGAACTACACCTGTGGCAAGTGACAAGTTTAAAAATTTCGCTAGTGGCTGGGCTAAACTCCCACAAGCTAGATTCAACAACATAGGAGATATATCGTCTGGCCCACAGGATTTGTGCATGTTAAGTTCTGAAAGGAGTTTTTTAACCTCAGCTGGGAAAATGTTACAACTGACGAAAACCGGAATTAACATGATCACAGGATATGTCAATGATATTGTTAGAGTCACAGCTAAAATTACTTTGAAACATGAGATTGAAATTCTGAGCAATATTAACTGGATCATTGATGACACCATTATCAGTTTGAAAACTTGCAATCGTACTCTTACGGCGTTGAGGACTAACAAAGGACCAGAACTGTTTGGGATTATTTAAACAGTTCGTAGCCATGTCATTGATTAAAGCACAATACGATTGTCTAGTACGATTGACAACCAACATCTGTTGGGCAAGACTTCTCTGCGCAAGCAACTCTTTATCAAAAtagaaaaattaatttgaaaaagggGGTCAAAGACTACACCTAGGAAAGCCTCATAATGTTGCTCTAGTAAAGATCtgggtttttttattattttttgttcgtCTTGTCCTGTATAGCGTTCCCAAATCAAGCAACGCTTATGGGATACAATTAGGCctcattttaacattttaactAACTGTccttattttatacatgtatactataACCAGTTAGGCTATATGCTCTTAGACTATAAGAAGGTACGCAACGACACAGGATTGATGGTTGAAGTTACTTTTAATGTACGACTGTTGGCGGAGGCTCTCACTGTGCTGAACTTGAAATTACACGGGTTTATAAAGGAAAGAGCAAGATGCTTTCTTACACAAATTGTAACCATATAAGGGATTGTTTCCTACTTCATTAAAGGGACATTTGAATAATTATACATACAGAATTATACATAGGCCCTACATGATTATGTTTGGCTGGATTAAGAAGGGGGCCGTACTAAACAAATGAGAGTGTGGACGATTGCCCCATATTTGGACTTGTCTGTGCACTGACCACTACTTCTGTCATTGCTTAGGAATGTGCAAGATGGTAGAGCTGGCCCTTCCCAGACTGGCCTCACACTCACTCCATTGTAATGACTAAGAACAAAGAACTGATTATAAGGTGTATATGGTAAAGAAACACTGCCAtcagaatattaatattttacagTAGTTTATAAAATGGCACCGGTGATAATACCATTCGtgcattgtgtgtgttttgagtaaataccaatagtgtccaggtgccttcataaaaaaaatatataaaaataaaaaaaatatcaaagagGTAGTTCTCAGGTAGACATCTTAGTAACGATAACTGCATCTCGATCATTATTCATGACGATTTTTCTTCCGTCTTTTTTGGTGCACTCGCTACTTGCCAAGTACTCCATCGCCTCCTTGTACTGCGAGGGTGTGGCCGTCTTCCTGAAACCCTTCAACTGGACTAGGAAGTCGCGGAATAGTTCCCCGTCTTCTGACGTCTCGTTGAAGCACTCCGTGATATCCACTTCGGAGTTTCGGTGAATCTGGACGCACGGGATGTCACGGGCCTCGAACGGGCGGCGGATGTGAGCGGAGCTAATGTACCGTAGACTCTGCTTCAACAACCCGGGAAGGCGGTTCAAAAAGTTTGAGAAGCCACTTTGGTCTGCATAATATCAAGGTAattatgaagagaaaaaaaactttaattaTTAAGTACTGTTAATTTATTGGAACTGTTTGTTGGAACACAGACAGTACCTCAGCAATAAACGactgtcgtcgatttcacaaagagttgggactcgtcttatctcgagttaggacgagtaactcgtcctaacttaggattaatcctaaggtctgcatgctacagtgcagggtcgggactcgtcctaagtcctaagattagtcttaagttaggaagagttttgtgaaatcgacggcaggcctcTCCCAATAGTGGCAGGCACCCTTTTGGTTGTGACGTTTAGGGCTGGGGGGGTATCAAAAGCAAAGCCTGGTACAAAGGTACGACGGTTCCACTTTATCACTAGGTTAGATCtgagtaaatgttttttttttagcattcgATGTATACTTAGACATTGTACAACAATGTTGACGTTTCTTCATCCATGGTGCAACAcgcaacacaacacaacacgaCACGCCACACCACGGCACACATCGCCATACCAGCCACGACACATTACCCTCGAACCGCCACGCTACACCAAGCCACGCCACACCACGACGACACGACACACCACGCCCCACCACGCCAAACCACGCATTACCACAACACGACACGGCACGACACAACACAGCGTAATGTAATTTACGTTACGTAATGTAACGTAACATTACACAGCGTAACATAACGTAAAACACCGTAATGTAACGTAATgaaacgtaacgtaacgtaatgAAGCATTACGATGCGCATTTACCATGTGCGTGGATACTCGAGTGCGCTCGACTCTCGgacatgaatatgtatgaggtatagaaCTATAGTTATTTTGAAgcgaattttccacgaatttgattttgagacctcaagtttagattttgaggtctcgaaatcaagcatcagaaagcacccaacttcgcgtgacaagggtgttttttctttcattactatctcgcaactaaAAGTTAAAAGctaaaagtttcacaggtttgttattttatgcatattatgttgagatacacccagtgtgaagactagtctttgacaattaccaattagtgtccagtgtctttaaagaatttgggtactttttcaaaatgtccacagatttacattaaacttacacggtttgaagataatgatagtggaaagcttcccttcaaattactgaggtggtgtagttttggagaaatgagtaaaacaatgtcatgaaaatacgtttttacatgcttaaaataattttcgtctcatgatctgtgaaacgaaaattattttcatgacattgttttactcatttcccaaaaactatagcaccccAGCATGTAAAAtcttcagggaagctttctactatcattatcttcaaactgtgtaagtttagtgtaaatctgtggacattgtgtttttgtcctacaaaaagtacatagcccatttaagcagctctatgaaattggccccagatggctgggattcaaaccaacgctCGGATGACTGAGAACCACCAGAAGTTGAATTCAATTCTCTATGATgataaccactcggccatgccGCCCGATAAATATAagatgcgttcgtttagcttccccgggtcgaccccggtgtgtggcgtttttttttcttcccaggacgaatgtgtgcagataattaccatagttcgtcctggaaaaaaaaccgccacacacgtGGGTGTCATCACACATAGAATCTACATAAACATCATAGGGtgtaaagccagtggacactattgataattactcaaaataattattagcataaaaccttacttggtatcgagtaatggggagaggtcgatagtataaaacattgtgaaaaacggatccctctgaagtcacatagttttcgagaaagaagttattttgtgacgaatttgacttcaagacctcagatttagaatttgaggtctcgaaatcaacgatctgaacgtacacaacttcgtgtgacaagggtttttttctttcattattatcttgcaacttcgacgaccaattgagctaaaattttcataggtttgttattttatgcataatgtatttgacaattaccattagtgtccagtttttttcaagaaataacTGTTATTTGCAAACCCTCACGGTGTactttttgattattttgttggtctatattttgttttcagattaTGGGTTCAGAGTTCGCGCTAGTAAAATTCAACCAGAGCAGTAtttaatttctaaaaaaaagtgtcaactttttgttattattacctGAGAGGATAATGACAAGCAATTTGCCACCAGGTTCCAGGAGATCGTACAGATACATCAAGGAACTGTCTACGTCCTCAACGTGGTACATGGAGTGAATAGTGCTTATGAAATGAAACTTGGTTCCAACTCCGTCAGTATCTCTGTATTGTTCAAGGGTTTGCTGTCGCCAGTCAAACTTCACACCTTGTAGTTCGTGTCCCTTGGATTGGACCAGTGCTTTGTACTTGATGATTTGATCTTCGGCAGGTTCAACTACACGGTTAGTGATGATCGGATATTTCTTCAGGAGTGCAGTCAAAAATGGATAATCCActtccccttaaaaaaaaaattccaaagtAATGTTAGAGTGACACGTTGCCTtcgtctatgaaaagcgtttggttagaaagatgtacCCACacaatatgcctcaaaattgcgtgggatttcttttactttgcgaactataaTTAGGGGTCacaatgttggaagcgctttgacaGTGTGAACAGCGCTTATATATCAAAAACAGGTcaatcacggtcggccattttaggGAGTCAAACTTGGTGTGCCGTGTATAGTTCACGacgtaaagggaaaaccacgcaattttgaagtacagttgtgtggatcatcactattattactttaaaaaacaaccttccaaccataataattgtattttgtaacaaacggtttccaacactttttatagaccaactcgtccgatccaatgcaacgtgtcctTTAAGGATAATATTATAGCGCATTTTGCAGTAATGACTCAGAGGAAGAAGCTGGGATGATGGGGATGCACACGTCATGGATCAAAACCAAGATCCAGAACTGTACCAGCCTCGGCCCAAATCCC is part of the Asterias rubens chromosome 4, eAstRub1.3, whole genome shotgun sequence genome and harbors:
- the LOC117289658 gene encoding histamine N-methyltransferase-like, translated to MAESKLLHLFDDQKHYLKSFQTFNSYSAKYAMQETWTNTVLLDNIVPHLPNLDRDKQLRVFGIGSGSGEVDYPFLTALLKKYPIITNRVVEPAEDQIIKYKALVQSKGHELQGVKFDWRQQTLEQYRDTDGVGTKFHFISTIHSMYHVEDVDSSLMYLYDLLEPGGKLLVIILSDQSGFSNFLNRLPGLLKQSLRYISSAHIRRPFEARDIPCVQIHRNSEVDITECFNETSEDGELFRDFLVQLKGFRKTATPSQYKEAMEYLASSECTKKDGRKIVMNNDRDAVIVTKMST